Within Micromonospora parathelypteridis, the genomic segment GTCGTCGTTGATGGTGATCCGGCCGAAGTCCATCGCCACCGTGGTGGTCGACTTCCCCTCCACCCCGGAGATGTCGTCGGTGCCGATCCCGGCGCCGGTCAACACCTCCTCGGTCTGCAGCGGACGGACCTCGCTCAGGGCGCTCACCAACGTCGTCTTGCCAGCTCCGAAGCCTCCCGCGATGAGGATTTTCAGTGCCAGCGGGATGGTGGTGCTGGTGCCCACCTGGTCATAGCGCACGGAGTCCACTGACCACCGCCTTGAGGATGTCGTCGTCGGGAAGGATGCCGGCGGCCGGCGGCTCGTGCACCGCGACCAGGCCCTCGGCCAGAAGGTCACCGAGCAGCACCCGGACCACACCGACCGCGAGGTCCAGCTCGGCTGCCAGCTCGGCCACCGACACCGGCCGGAGGGCCAACGAGACCAGCCGCCGATGCTCCGGGAGCAGGTGCGGATGGCTCGCCGCGTCGACGTCCGATTCAGCCAGCACGAACGCGACCAGGTTGAAACTGTCGACGGCGGAGCGTACCCGGCCTCCGGTGAGTGTGTACGGGCGCACTACCGGGCCGGCGTCGCCGTCCAGCCACTCGTGCTGCGGCCCGGGGGGCTCAGCCCGCATCACCGGTTCCCACCGACGATCGGGCCGGCGCGGCCAGGCTCTCCCCCACCCGGATGACCAGCATCGCCATCTCGTACGCGACCAACCCGATGTCC encodes:
- a CDS encoding DUF742 domain-containing protein, with product MRAEPPGPQHEWLDGDAGPVVRPYTLTGGRVRSAVDSFNLVAFVLAESDVDAASHPHLLPEHRRLVSLALRPVSVAELAAELDLAVGVVRVLLGDLLAEGLVAVHEPPAAGILPDDDILKAVVSGLRAL